One Littorina saxatilis isolate snail1 linkage group LG10, US_GU_Lsax_2.0, whole genome shotgun sequence DNA window includes the following coding sequences:
- the LOC138978920 gene encoding uncharacterized protein isoform X1, whose amino-acid sequence MKSTTTTTTATTKIHPHLLKHRYFQDYLQRHHPYNHRYPTTNIILAANKTTPTSTITAEITFATPTTAIINTTTSTIVATVTTITKDNNITLCLDFYLDVARSQLGSLQSSRDQLTAWLSPLSTTSPVVALASRAKELYNQGIWAYHYLHLSSPSHDRPDSITDSLRDTIMAEIRFRLRHFRFLQRSRITVGLPERGDIQAEICVPFPVRSLILTRPDLQKLWEDAQNNSQKLHHRRMRIQYKQLE is encoded by the exons ATGaaatccaccaccaccaccacaaccgcCACCACCAAAATCCACCCCCACCTCCTCAAACACCGCTACTTTCAAGATTACCTTCAACGCCACCACCCCTACAACCACCGCTATCCCACAACCAACATTATACTCGCCGCCAACAAAACCACCCCGACCTCCACAATCACAGCTGAAATTACCTTTGCCACCCCCACCACTGCCATCAtcaacaccaccacctccaccatcGTCGCAACTGTAACCACCATTACCAAGGACAACAACATTACCTTATG CCTCGACTTTTACTTGGACGTGGCCAGGTCCCAGCTAGGCTCCCTGCAGTCATCACGTGACCAGTTAACAGCCTGGTTGTCTCCCCTGTCTACAACCTCTCCTGTGGTGGCGCTGGCGAGCAGAGCAAAGGAACTGTACAACCAG GGAATCTGGGCCTACCACTACCTGCACTTGAGCTCCCCTTCTCACGATCGTCCGGACAGCATCACAGACAGTTTGAGAGACACCATCATGGCGGAAATCCGCTTCCGGTTACGTCATTTCCGGTTTCTACAGAGAAGTCGCATCACAGTAGGACTACCTGAACGAGGCGATATACAGGCCGAAATATGCGTACCCTTTCCTGTGAGGTCGTTGATTCTAACTCGCCCTGATTTGCAGAAGTTGTGGGAAGAcgctcaaaacaattcacagaagcTTCACCACAGGAGAATGAGAATTCAATACAAACAATTAGAATGA
- the LOC138977882 gene encoding uncharacterized protein: MACGTSDQNTSDNMVDIVRHLYPDALTRTYIVPPVHFNRVPYNTAKVPGTDQEVLVLPSGEQLQQQQGNIQADFAQQHVLHNLQQLGDSGKEVMFVVSELNFKDYLNKPFYAKQTSKLPKPANLPKELRHHGKQGDFDILVIHRKHGILVGEMKSVGKTEASRADTEVIKVIDKAVKQLDKYEVHARHMVSDITPSLTVRKTLFLPYVSRAQLQRILDDENNAKLQQALWGSLGAPNTAKAVQLCCCSDQLSQPASYWHVTPAVLSQLSTWWQHRMACTVDTLLSDDKYLDIVARFVGPATTVSVHCYNGVRVRVLGVEVRTAGQAVAELGRKLASVVLTLQQLDLMNRDPPRICLTGPPGTGKTAVLVQQGLRWLLQGHDVQVVATLINTWANSKMITKQLQLPMSADPTPPLTPGTVVQHQYDFTNREADVQQAVTDLLVRVKDGRLYVLLDEAMFDSSIEPGPRIATLVTRLEKSVPGLHLWAAGLKHDAIPSSLRPEPLTIPLRCAPSVLREVQPVIDRATGSVHKYSDSGVPAPGDGQCVIRLSHHGNAHTGRWPVECSQCGKDVAAELRRLGVESGDSPTPLSYRDVMIITRSSELQDDVVDDADRVTSRASGVVRGLRDEGLPVCVLGVQDRVHNKARWERDLNDVAVAATDRVTVTHYGYVHGLERRVVVMLPGTDHIMVGDGVDIQDRLYAASRCTTQLIMVNVPSVTTDTFHSNNGDHDQPTKDQRDKKNDNSDGSSVSWVKRKGFLL; the protein is encoded by the exons ATGGCGTGCGGAACCAGTGATCAGAACACCAGTGACAACATGGTGGACATTGTGCGACACTTgtaccctgacgctctcacccgtacATACATTGTGCCTCCCGTGCACTTTAACCGGGTGCCTTATAACACGGCCAAAGTACCCGGTACTGACCAGGAAGTGCTCGTGCTGCCCTCTGGTGAGCAGCTTCAGCAGCAGCAGGGAAACATTCAGGCAGACTTTGCACAGCAGCACGTGCTGCACAACTTGCAGCAACTCGGAGATTCCGGAAAGGAGGTCATGTTCGTGGTGTCTGAGCTCAACTTTAAAGACTACCTCAACAAGCCGTTCTACGCCAAACAGACAAGCAAGCTCCCAAAACCAGCAAACTTACCTAAGGAGCTTCGGCATCACGGGAAGCAGGGAGACTTTGACATCCTGGTCATTCACCGCAAGCACGGCATCCTGGTAGGAGAGATGAAGTCTGTCGGTAAGACCGAAGCAAGCCGAGCGGACACTGAGGTGATCAAGGTTATTGACAAGGCGGTTAAGCAGCTGGACAAGTATGAGGTGCACGCCAGACACATGGTCAGTGACATCACACCAAGCCTGACAGTGAGGAAGACTCTCTTCTTACCATACGTGAGCCGCGCTCAGCTACAGCGGATTCTGGATGATGAGAACAATGCCAAGTTACAACAG GCGCTGTGGGGGAGCCTGGGTGCACCCAATACAGCGAAGGCCGTACAGCTTTGCTGTTGCTCTGACCAACTGTCCCAGCCTGCATCGTACTGGCACGTGACACCCGCCGTGTTATCACAGCTGAGCACCTGGTGGCAACACAGGATGGCCTGTACTGTGGACACTCTGCTCTCTGATGATAAGTATCTGGACATCGTGGCAAG GTTTGTGGGACCGGCCACCACGGTGTCCGTCCACTGCTACAACGGTGTCCGTGTCCGTGTGCTTGGTGTGGAGGTGCGGACTGCAGGACAGGCGGTGGCGGAACTGGGGCGGAAGCTGGCATCTGTGGTTCTGACCCTGCAACAACTTGACCTCATGAATAGAGACCCGCCACGGATCTGCTTGACAGGACCCCCTGGCACTG GAAAGACGGCTGTGCTGGTACAGCAGGGGTTGCGGTGGCTGCTTCAGGGCCACGACGTGCAAGTTGTCGCAACACTGATCAACACCTGGGCCAACAGCAAAATGATTACAAAGCAGCTACAGTTGCCTATGAGCGCGGACCCAACACCTCCCCTAACACCAGGCACCGTGGTTCAACACCAGTATGACTTCACCAACAGGGAGGCCGACGTGCAGCAGGCCGTCACCGACCTCTTGGTGCGCGTGAAGGACGGCAGGTTGTACGTCCTCCTAGATGAGGCGATGTTTGATAGCAG taTTGAGCCAGGTCCACGCATCGCTACACTGGTGACCCGCCTGGAAAAGAGCGTTCCCGGCCTGCACCTGTGGGCGGCAGGTCTTAAACACGACGCCATCCCCTCATCATTGCGGCCTGAACCGCTCACCATCCCTCTCCGCTGTGCTCCCTCCGTGCTGCGGGAGGTGCAGCCAGTGATTGACAGGGCTACAGGTAGCGTTCACAAGTACAGCGACAGCGGTGTACCTGCCCCTGGGGACGGACAGTGCGTAATACGGCTGAGTCACCATGGCAACGCTCACACAGGTCGGTGGCCGGTGGAGTGCTCCCAGTGTGGGAAGGACGTCGCCGCCGAGCTGCGCCGTCTTGGTGTGGAAAGTGGGG ACAGCCCCACCCCGCTGAGCTATCGCGACGTGATGATTATCACCAGGAGTTCAGAACTACAGGATGACGTCGTGGATGACGCAGACAGGGTGACGTCACGAGCTAGCGGCGTGGTGCGCGGTCTGCGTGATGAAGGCTTACcggtgtgtgtgctgggggtaCAAGACAGGGTACACAACAAGGCGAGGTGGGAGAGAGATCTGAACGACGTGGCGGTGGCGGCAACAGACCGTGTCACAGTAACACACTATGGTTATGTGCATGGCTTGGAGCGGCGTGTGGTGGTGATGCTGCCAGGCACGGACCATATAATGGTTGGTGACGGAGTTGATATTCAAGACAGACTTTATGCAGCATCACGATGTACCACACAGCTCATCATGGTGAACGTGCCTTCTGTCACCACCGACACCTTTCACAGCAACAATGGCGACCACGACCAGCCCACGAAAGATCAGAGAGACAAGAAGAACGACAACTCTGACGGAAGCAGCGTGTCGTGGGTGAAAAGGAAAGGATTCCTGTTGTAG
- the LOC138978920 gene encoding uncharacterized protein isoform X2 yields MKSTTTTTTATTKIHPHLLKHRYFQDYLQRHHPYNHRYPTTNIILAANKTTPTSTITAEITFATPTTAIINTTTSTIVATVTTITKDNNITLWSQLGSLQSSRDQLTAWLSPLSTTSPVVALASRAKELYNQGIWAYHYLHLSSPSHDRPDSITDSLRDTIMAEIRFRLRHFRFLQRSRITVGLPERGDIQAEICVPFPVRSLILTRPDLQKLWEDAQNNSQKLHHRRMRIQYKQLE; encoded by the exons ATGaaatccaccaccaccaccacaaccgcCACCACCAAAATCCACCCCCACCTCCTCAAACACCGCTACTTTCAAGATTACCTTCAACGCCACCACCCCTACAACCACCGCTATCCCACAACCAACATTATACTCGCCGCCAACAAAACCACCCCGACCTCCACAATCACAGCTGAAATTACCTTTGCCACCCCCACCACTGCCATCAtcaacaccaccacctccaccatcGTCGCAACTGTAACCACCATTACCAAGGACAACAACATTACCTTATG GTCCCAGCTAGGCTCCCTGCAGTCATCACGTGACCAGTTAACAGCCTGGTTGTCTCCCCTGTCTACAACCTCTCCTGTGGTGGCGCTGGCGAGCAGAGCAAAGGAACTGTACAACCAG GGAATCTGGGCCTACCACTACCTGCACTTGAGCTCCCCTTCTCACGATCGTCCGGACAGCATCACAGACAGTTTGAGAGACACCATCATGGCGGAAATCCGCTTCCGGTTACGTCATTTCCGGTTTCTACAGAGAAGTCGCATCACAGTAGGACTACCTGAACGAGGCGATATACAGGCCGAAATATGCGTACCCTTTCCTGTGAGGTCGTTGATTCTAACTCGCCCTGATTTGCAGAAGTTGTGGGAAGAcgctcaaaacaattcacagaagcTTCACCACAGGAGAATGAGAATTCAATACAAACAATTAGAATGA